One genomic region from Prunus persica cultivar Lovell chromosome G3, Prunus_persica_NCBIv2, whole genome shotgun sequence encodes:
- the LOC18766058 gene encoding DNA-directed RNA polymerases II, IV and V subunit 6A — protein sequence MADDDYNEMDMGYEDEPVEPEIEEGAEEEDVENANNDDLPGEAVEADDKEEQAPVERPRRTSKFMTKYERARILGTRAVQISMNAPVMVELQGETDPLEIAMKELRERKVPFTIRRYLPDGSYEDWGVDELIVEDSWKRQVGGN from the exons ATGGCGGACGACGATTACAACGAAATGGATATGgg GTATGAGGATGAGCCAGTGGAGCCAGAGATTGAA GAAGGTGCAGAGGAGGAAGATGTAGAGAACGCAAATAATGATGATCTTCCAGGAGAAGCCGTTGAAGCTGATGACAAAGAAGAACAAGCACCCGTGGAACGGCCTCGGAGAACATCCAAATTTATGACCAAATACGAACGGGCCAGAATCTTGGGTACCCGTGCTGTGCAGATCAG CATGAATGCGCCTGTGATGGTTGAGTTGCAGGGTGAGACTGATCCACTTGAG ATTGCTATGAAGGAGCTTCGTGAGCGGAAGGTACCCTTCACCATACGCCGGTACCTCCCTGATGGAAG TTATGAAGATTGGGGAGTAGATGAGTTGATTGTGGAAGACTCGTGGAAAAGGCAGGTGGGAGGCAATTGA
- the LOC109948061 gene encoding uncharacterized protein LOC109948061, with the protein MLIHQILAPVKNKPWIKRPPPLKGDPDKRDTRKYCAFHATHGHNTNNCFAWKAHLEELVREGHCTEFIAKQAIQHIEDRDTAKEPPQKVIRINTILADSEESELINKEKKKKIKQATMISQVSTNLSLAEDDLVIGFQKKDLIGLDLPHNDALVISIQIAQAMVDRVHADEGSAANILQLAVVQQMGLEAKINKSAKSLTGFNGATTVTVGTIDLDVYSPPVISSQTFMVIDEISPYNGILGRPWIGQINAITSATHQKIRYPIPRGGISQINSDQAMARKCSAQGLKKGKQTQFLPVNQADLKGVEQAEKKANLIPNGRADQQGKGIATPQ; encoded by the coding sequence ATGCTCATACATCAAATTTTGGCCCCAGTGAAGAACAAACCTTGGATAAAAAGACCGCCACCCTTGAAAGGAGATCCAGACAAGAGggataccagaaaatattgtGCCTTCCATGCGACACATGGGCACAATACGAATAATTGCTTTGCTTGGAAAGCGCATCTCGAAGAACTCGTGAGAGAAGGTCATTGCACGGAGTTCATCGCGAAGCAGGCCATCCAGCATATAGAAGACCGCGATACCGCCAAGGAGCCACCccagaaggtcataaggattaacacaatcctagccgaCTCCGAGGAGTCCGAACTGATcaacaaagagaagaagaagaagatcaaacAGGCTACTATGATCTCCCAAGTCTCAACTAACCTCTCACTAGCAGAAGACGATCTCGTGATCggctttcaaaagaaagacttAATCGGCCTTGATCTACCGCACAACGACGCCCttgtcatcagcattcaaatcgCTCAGGCCATGGTCGACCGAGTCCATGCAGATGAGGGCAGTGCAGCCAACATCCTACAATTGGCAGTCGTCCAACAGATGGGCTTAGAGGCAAAGATCAATAAATCAGCCAAGTCGTTGACTGGTTTCAATGGCGCAACTACGGTTACCGTGGGCACGATAGATCTCGATGTCTACTCTCCACCTGTAATCAGCTCGCAAACGTTCATGGTCATTGATGAAATCTCACCCTACAATGGCATTCTAGGCAGACCATGGATCGGCCAGATCAACGCTATCACCTCTGCCACACATCAGAAGATTCGCTACCCAATCCCTAGGGGCGGTATCAGCCAGATCAACAGCGATCAGGCAATGGCAAGAAAATGCTCAGCTCAAGGGCTGAAGAAAGGCAAGCAAACACAGTTCCTCCCTGTGAATCAGGCAGATCTAAAAGGAGTAGAACAAGCAGAGAAGAAAGCAAATCTCATTCCTAACGGCCGAGCAGACCAGCAAGGAAAGGGAATAGCTACTCCCCAATAG
- the LOC109948062 gene encoding uncharacterized protein LOC109948062: protein MAQSVTAQSYSSHDPTIDMAAPPPLAAMNPQQPPRVTGTTAPASAAVVPSQGPMAGLSHLHSTTVEHGGTSHPVGLTTTADFGPILEQLQPFPPLPPRSTHAPTHTSNETLARGEERRINERADRQFGGNQAGQAGVSRQGNAQQRDQLSDMSQASASHTQSRRSFPSRLNLRTNVGDRLGPRPDIHARLGQHEDVHERLGSQGGQLDGHRDEDREERRSAARSQRNIHERIGPQGGQLDNHHNEDREERRSGTRSRRTNSRRQTTGNPLQAQSTNTPPRQRNREGRPTQANEELNQHHLTMRAEDVEKLVNNRLRDLKIGGNFEDTLRLR from the exons ATGGCTCAATCCGTGACGGCCCAAAGCTACTCCTCCCACGATCCCACGATCGACATGGCAGCTCCACCACCTCTCGCCGCCATGAACCCTCAGCAGCCACCCCGTGTGACTGGAACCACTGCACCAGCCTCCGCCGCCGTCGTACCATCTCAAGGCCCCATGGCCGGACTTAGCCACCTTCATAGCACTACCGTTGAGCATGGTGGAACCTCACATCCAGTTGGGCTCACTACCACTGCCGACTTTGGCCCAATCTTGGAGCAACTTCAAccattccctccattgcctccacgcTCGACGCATGCTCCCACGCACACATCcaacgaaaccctagcccgt ggtgaagagagaaggataaaCGAACGCGCTGATAGGCAGTTCGGCGGGAACCAAGCAGGTCAAGCAGGAGTAAGCAGACAAGGAAATGCGCAACAACGAGATCAGCTCTCGGACATGTCGCAAGCATCCGCAAGCCACACTCAGAGCAGACGAAGTTTCCCATCCAGATtgaatttaaggaccaacgtgGGCGATAGGCTGGGCCCAAGACCTGACATCCACGCTCGCCTGGGCCAGCATGAAGACGTTCATGAAAGGCTAGGCTCCCAGGGAGGTCAACTTGACGGCCATCGAGACGAGGATcgagaagaaaggcgctccgCTGCTCGCTCACAGAGAAATATTCACGAAAGGATAGGCCCCCAAGGAGGTCAACTCGACAATCATCACAATGAGGACCGTGAAGAAAGGCGCTCCGGTACTCGCTCTCGAAGAACCAATTCTCGTCGGCAAACTACTGGAAATCCCTTGCAAGCGCAGTCCACCAACACGCCTCCTAGACAGCGCAACCGAGAAGGTCGACCCACGCAAGCCAATGAGGAACTCAATCAACATCATCTAACCATGCGTGCAGAAGACGTTGAAAAGCTTGTGAATAACCGACTTCGAGACTTAAAGATTGGCGGAAATTTCGAAGATACACTACGCTTGAGGTAG